The following DNA comes from Mycobacterium sp. MS1601.
ACAGCCGGGTGAAGGCACTGTGCGGCGTTGTCCCCGTCATCGACGGCTACCAGAACATGCGACTTGCCCACGGCACCATCGGCTTCCGGCGCTTCCAGCAGGCGTTGCTCGACATGCGGCGCGAGCAGTACCGAACCGGCGAGGTGGGCTACATCGAACACCAGCCGGCACGTGAGGGAGATCTGTCGACCTGGCCCTTCCCGAGGAGCAAGGAAACCTTCCGCATGCTCAAGGATCGGGAGGCGCCGAACTACCTCGGACGGGCCACCTGGGAGTCCTCCGAGCTGCTGCTCGGCTATCACGTCGGCCCGTACCTCCGTCGCCTGGTCGGCAAGCCGGTCAAGCTGGTGATCGCAGAGGGTGACGACCACACCCACTGGGATCTCGCGGTCGACGCCTTCGGCCAGATCCCTGGAGAGGCAAAGGAGCTGACCATCGTTCCCAAGTCCGATCATCTGACGCTGTACACCGATCGCCAGGCGCAGCAAGGGGTTGCTTCGGACATCGCTTCGTTCTTCAGCCGGAGTCTCTGACCACGTACCCGATGGAGAGGTCGGATGGCTCCGCGGACACGCCGACTGCGCGCAGCAGTGTGTGGGCGATCGCGGCGCACGGGATCCAGGCCGAAATCGCGCCGAAGCGTCCCGAGCGTATGTGGGTCGAGGGACCGTCGATGAACTCATCGGCGTCGGCTCACGCGAAATTGATTCCAGTACCCGGGTTTGTCCGAAAGTGAACTCCTGCAACAACGTTCCGATGGTCGAGGGCGCGGACACGCTGTCGAAAAGTGTCTCTATCTCGTCGCTGCGCAGCACGCCGAGGTTGTCGATACTGTCCGCGCCCGCGCACATCCCTGCGATCACCGTGGTCAGCTTCGGAGACGGGTTGGCCGACCCGGACTTGATCCGAGGCTCGGCGCAAGGGACCTTCCCGGCCAACAGGTCAGACAACCCTGACTGGGTGGCCAGCATCATCACCCACGCGGTGCACTGCCACGAGATGATCGTCGTCGAACACCGCCGCCGCGGCGCCGACGTCATGCGACATCTACACCGGAAGTGCCTTTCCGAGCCCGGTTGATCAATTCTTAAGGAACATCAAACATCCCAGTTAGTTCAGAGGGCACTTTTTCTCAGTTCAACACCCCGAACCCACCGGCATTTCATCGGTGAATGGAGGCTCAGTTCGAGGCAGGTGCAGGCGTCGGAATGGGCGCCGGGATCCGCTTCTGGGCGAACAACGCCTCCATGGCAGGGCCCACCAGCGGGCGGGACAGCAGAAAGCCCTGTGCCCTGTTGCAGCCGTGCTGCACCAGGGTGCGCGCTGCTGCCTCGGTCTCCACGCCCTCGGCCACCAACTGCAGATCGAAGGCCTCGGCCAAGGCGATCACCGCCCGCACGATCGCGAGATCGCCTGCGCTGCTGCCCAAGTCGTGGACGAAGCTCCTGTCGATCTTCAGGGTGTCCACGGGCAGCGACTTCAGGTGTGACAGCACGCTGTAGCCGGTGCCGAAGTCATCGATGGCGATCTGGACACCCACCTCTTTGAGTGCCGCCAGGGTAATGCGTGTGGTCTCGATGTCTTGTACGACAACGCTTTCGGTGATCTCCAAGCACACCGACTGGCCGTCGAGACCGAACTCGTCGAGGATGTCGGCCACTGTCTCGGCAAAACCGTCGGCCACCAGTTGAACCGGCGAGACGTTGAGTCGCATGACGGCATCCAGGCCGATGCCGCGCGAGCGCCACCGCGCGAACTCCGAGCACGCGGTCCGCATCACCCAGCGACCCAGCTCGCCCGCCAGGTTGATGGACTCGGCCACGGCGATGAACGAATCGGGGTACAGCAGACCCCTGGTTGGGTGTTGCCAGCGGACCAGGGCCTCGGCGGCCAGCACTTCGCCGGTGCGCATGTCGATCTCGGGCAGATAGTGCAACACCAGCGAGTCGCTTTCGATGACACCCTGCAGGTGCAGCTCGATGTCGTTGCGGAACGTGGTCTTCAGCGACATGTCCTCGGAGAACACCGCGATCTTGTTGCCGCCGGCGCTCTTGGCGGTGAGCACAGCTTGATCGGCTTTGCGCAGCAGATCCGAGGCGGAGTCGACACCAGGTTCGCCCAGTGCGACACCGACACTGACTGTGCGTGTGAGCGTTTCACCGTCGATGGCCACCCGCTCACGCAGCGCCGCCTGCAGACGGTGGGCCAGATTGTCGCCGCCCTCGACATCGATGGCACCGTTGGGCACCACCACGAACTCGTCGCCGCCCAGGCGAGCGATCAGACTGTCGGAGCCTGCCTTGGCGCGCAACCGCTCTGCGAAGATGCGGATGAACCAGTCACCGGCGTTGTGGCCGAGGTAGTCGTTGACGGCTTTGAGACGGTCCAGATCGAGGAACAGCGCGGCGACGGGTCCCGGCTGCCCGGCGGCCAACCGCTTCTCCAGGTGTGCGATCAGCGCCCTGCGATTGTGCAGCCCGGTCAGGTCGTCGTGCTCAGCGAGATAGCGGAGTTGTTCCTCGGCGAGGATGCGCGCCTGGACCTGGGAGAACAGCGACGCGATGGCTTTGAGCGCGTCGACCTCCTCAGGTAACCACTCGCGGTCGCCGTACTTGATGAATCCCATTGCGCCGGTGGTGACATCGCCAGAGACCAATGGCACGAACGCGCCCGACGTGGCCACCACGCCGCTGCTTTCCTCGATCTTTCGCTGGTAGTCGTCGGTGGCAGGCGTGGGGCGGATGATCACCGGTTCCTTGGCGTG
Coding sequences within:
- a CDS encoding bifunctional diguanylate cyclase/phosphodiesterase, with protein sequence MSRRLDLLVTSVATRLMAATADTSVELSTQVLAHLVEYFGVDVSFLRHNDHEIRATKLVAEWPPRPFIPDPDPIGVVYFADADPVFAVAEHAKEPVIIRPTPATDDYQRKIEESSGVVATSGAFVPLVSGDVTTGAMGFIKYGDREWLPEEVDALKAIASLFSQVQARILAEEQLRYLAEHDDLTGLHNRRALIAHLEKRLAAGQPGPVAALFLDLDRLKAVNDYLGHNAGDWFIRIFAERLRAKAGSDSLIARLGGDEFVVVPNGAIDVEGGDNLAHRLQAALRERVAIDGETLTRTVSVGVALGEPGVDSASDLLRKADQAVLTAKSAGGNKIAVFSEDMSLKTTFRNDIELHLQGVIESDSLVLHYLPEIDMRTGEVLAAEALVRWQHPTRGLLYPDSFIAVAESINLAGELGRWVMRTACSEFARWRSRGIGLDAVMRLNVSPVQLVADGFAETVADILDEFGLDGQSVCLEITESVVVQDIETTRITLAALKEVGVQIAIDDFGTGYSVLSHLKSLPVDTLKIDRSFVHDLGSSAGDLAIVRAVIALAEAFDLQLVAEGVETEAAARTLVQHGCNRAQGFLLSRPLVGPAMEALFAQKRIPAPIPTPAPASN
- a CDS encoding alpha/beta hydrolase, with amino-acid sequence MIEPQSLSIPSDGETLSADLYLPDTPGPHPTVVMAGGWCYVKELAQPTYARAFAEAGLAAVVFDYRCFGDSTGEPRQHIDPAKQVADYRNTITFAEGLDAVDAERIGVWGISYSGGHVLQVGAEDSRVKALCGVVPVIDGYQNMRLAHGTIGFRRFQQALLDMRREQYRTGEVGYIEHQPAREGDLSTWPFPRSKETFRMLKDREAPNYLGRATWESSELLLGYHVGPYLRRLVGKPVKLVIAEGDDHTHWDLAVDAFGQIPGEAKELTIVPKSDHLTLYTDRQAQQGVASDIASFFSRSL